Within the Drosophila miranda strain MSH22 chromosome Y unlocalized genomic scaffold, D.miranda_PacBio2.1 Contig_Y2_pilon, whole genome shotgun sequence genome, the region TAAAAGTAGGCTTTGGAAACCCCCAATCATATTCGAATCGCAGTAACTCCTGCAAACTTCAATCAAATTCAGTCACAAATCATAGATCAAAATTCAACAAACGCTCTTTTCATTAGCAATATTTTCCTTGGACTGTGTGCCCAGTGTTTGTGCCAACAGAAGTGGCATCCTGTTAGATTAATGGGTTCAGTCGTCAGTCAACTGCAGCCCCCTGCTCTGTACGTGAACATGAACAGTTCCCAGGCGGAGTTTGTGCGCGAGACGATCAGCAATCACAAGGTGGTGATCTTCAGCAAGAGCTATTGCCCCTACTGCAGCATGGCCAAGGAGCAGTTCCGCAAACTGAATGTGAACGCGACGGTGATCGAGCTGGACCAGCGCGACGACGGCAACGAGATTCAGGCGGTGCTCGGCGAGATGACGGGGGCACGTACTGTGCCGCGCTGCTTCATCGATGGCAAGTTCGTGGGAGGCGGTACCGATGTGAAGCGCCTCTACGATCAGGGCATACTCCAGAAGTACTTCCAGTGATCCACTTTCAAGGATACTGCTGCTTTTTCACCACTTAAACTACGTTTCATCGAATAAATACTCCAAGTTTTTCGCTTCTTCAAATGCATGTATCCCTTTAAAGAGTGCCTTTGCTATATCTTCTTGGTACACAGCAAAAGAACAACAAGGCATGAGGTAGGTAGGAGGTAGGCAGGAGATGGGTAAAAATGCCTTTTATCTGCT harbors:
- the LOC117193535 gene encoding glutaredoxin-C4-like, with the protein product MGSVVSQLQPPALYVNMNSSQAEFVRETISNHKVVIFSKSYCPYCSMAKEQFRKLNVNATVIELDQRDDGNEIQAVLGEMTGARTVPRCFIDGKFVGGGTDVKRLYDQGILQKYFQ